The sequence CATGAGAACCCTCGAGGTGGCCTTGGGCGACCGCAGTTACCCGATCTACATCGGGGCGGGATTGCTGCGACGGGGCGAATGGCTGACCCGGCATCTCGACACCGGCCAGGTCATGATCGTGACCAACGCCACCATCGCGCCCCTCTACCTGGAGGCGCTCAAGGCCCAACTCGTCGGCTATCAGGTGGGTACCGTGGTTTTGCCCGACGGTGAAGAGTACAAAACCATGGACTCGGCCATGTTGATCTGGGATGCCCTCTTGGATCACAGGTTCAGCCGCCAGGCCCATGTGGTGGCCCTGGGCGGCGGGGTGATCGGCGACCTGGCCGGCTTTGCCGCGGCCTGTTACCAGCGGGGCGTGCCGTTCGTGCAGATCCCAACCACCCTGTTGGCCCAGGTGGATTCGTCAGTGGGCGGCAAGACCGCTGTCAACCATCGGCGCGGCAAGAACATGATCGGCGCCTTCCACCAGCCCCGCTGCGTCATCGCCGACACCGATACCCTCGCCACCCTGGCCGACCGGGAATTCCGCGCCGGTCTCGCCGAGGTGGTGAAATACGGCCTGATTCGGGATGCGGAATTTTTTGCCTGGCTCGAACAGCGGATGGAGGCCTTGCTGCGGCGCGATCCGGAAAGCCTCGCGTTTGCCATTGAGCGCTGCTGTCGGAACAAGGCCGAGGTGGTGGCGGCAGACGAGCGGGAGTCCGGCGAGCGGGCGATGCTCAATCTGGGACATACCTTCGGCCACGCCATCGAGGCGGGCCTGGGCTATGGCACTATTTTGCACGGTGAGGCGGTCGCCATCGGCATCTGTCAGGCGGCCGACCTGTCGCGACGACTGGGTTGGTTGGATCAGCACGAGATGAACCGGATCGTGAGCCTGTTCCGGCGCGCCGGTTTGCCGGTGGTGCCGCCCCCCCTGCCTACGGAACGGTACCTGGACTGCATGGCCCTCGACAAGAAAAATACCGAGGAGCAGATCCGCTTCATTCTCCTGGAGCGGATAGGCCGGGCCCGCTTGCCCTCGGCGGTCGGGATGGACCTGTTGCGGGCGACCCTGGACGAGTTCGGGCGTACCCCGGCTCTTTGAATCACACCCCGCCCTCCCGCGAGGGCATGGATGGCTGTCATGAGCCCATTGATGAACGATTGCTTTCTCCGCGCCCTGCGGCGCCAACCGGTGCAACGCACGCCCGTTTGGCTGATGCGCCAAGCGGGACGCTATCTGCCGGAGTACCGGCGGGTGCGCGAGCGGG is a genomic window of Candidatus Methylocalor cossyra containing:
- the aroB gene encoding 3-dehydroquinate synthase, whose translation is MRTLEVALGDRSYPIYIGAGLLRRGEWLTRHLDTGQVMIVTNATIAPLYLEALKAQLVGYQVGTVVLPDGEEYKTMDSAMLIWDALLDHRFSRQAHVVALGGGVIGDLAGFAAACYQRGVPFVQIPTTLLAQVDSSVGGKTAVNHRRGKNMIGAFHQPRCVIADTDTLATLADREFRAGLAEVVKYGLIRDAEFFAWLEQRMEALLRRDPESLAFAIERCCRNKAEVVAADERESGERAMLNLGHTFGHAIEAGLGYGTILHGEAVAIGICQAADLSRRLGWLDQHEMNRIVSLFRRAGLPVVPPPLPTERYLDCMALDKKNTEEQIRFILLERIGRARLPSAVGMDLLRATLDEFGRTPAL